Proteins from one Clostridia bacterium genomic window:
- a CDS encoding cell division topological specificity factor MinE, with protein MKNDLAAKEQARLARVLVKDRMGTSEDTIAMLRSDLARLLEDYFDLDRDSLKVALDAKEDGCYILRVAAKAVRIKT; from the coding sequence ATGAAGAACGATTTGGCCGCCAAAGAACAAGCGCGCCTTGCCCGCGTGCTCGTCAAAGACAGAATGGGCACGTCCGAGGACACTATCGCCATGCTTCGCAGCGATTTGGCGCGGCTGCTCGAGGATTACTTCGATTTGGACCGCGACAGTCTCAAAGTCGCGCTGGACGCCAAAGAAGACGGCTGCTATATTTTGCGCGTCGCGGCAAAAGCCGTGCGAATCAAGACGTAA
- the minD gene encoding septum site-determining protein MinD → MGRIIVVTSGKGGVGKTTVTASLSVALASLGKRVVAIDADVSLNNLDLALGLEGAIAYDLYDVVSGNCRVRQALVRYPPCENLQLLPSVHPLGNVDAQAFRELAVTLSESNDFVLVDCPAGVDDGFARAARAANEALVVTTPHTSALRDADKVLGILDGFNLSRCGLVLNRLRGDMIVEGSMLSPKQIASLLHVRLVGCIPEDDNVLFMCGTTPRECEHHVAVAMLAKVLLGADRGVYDVTAPYRGALGKLRRIIKKV, encoded by the coding sequence ATGGGTAGGATTATCGTCGTTACATCGGGAAAGGGGGGCGTCGGCAAGACCACGGTCACCGCGTCTTTGTCCGTCGCCTTGGCCTCTTTGGGCAAGCGCGTCGTGGCGATAGACGCGGACGTCAGCCTCAACAATCTCGATTTGGCGTTGGGGCTGGAGGGGGCGATCGCCTACGACCTCTACGACGTGGTCAGCGGTAATTGCCGCGTCAGGCAGGCGTTGGTGCGCTATCCCCCTTGCGAAAACCTGCAACTCTTGCCCTCGGTGCACCCCTTGGGCAACGTGGACGCGCAGGCCTTTCGCGAGCTTGCGGTCACCTTGTCCGAAAGCAACGACTTCGTCCTCGTGGATTGCCCCGCCGGCGTGGACGACGGGTTTGCGCGGGCCGCCCGTGCCGCCAACGAGGCCTTGGTCGTCACCACGCCGCACACTTCGGCTCTGCGCGACGCCGACAAAGTGCTGGGCATATTGGACGGATTCAACCTGTCGCGCTGCGGCTTGGTGCTCAATCGTCTGCGGGGGGATATGATCGTGGAGGGCAGTATGCTATCGCCCAAGCAAATCGCCTCGTTGCTCCACGTGCGGTTGGTGGGTTGCATTCCCGAGGACGACAACGTGCTCTTTATGTGCGGCACCACGCCCAGAGAGTGCGAACACCACGTTGCCGTCGCCATGCTCGCCAAGGTGCTCCTGGGGGCGGATAGAGGGGTGTACGATGTCACCGCGCCCTATCGCGGGGCGCTCGGCAAATTGCGGAGGATCATCAAGAAAGTATGA